The proteins below come from a single Cannabis sativa cultivar Pink pepper isolate KNU-18-1 chromosome 3, ASM2916894v1, whole genome shotgun sequence genomic window:
- the LOC133035644 gene encoding phospholipase D alpha 1-like: protein MPILLHGTLIATIHSVDKLQNGCAGFCGGVSPKRILAGVKKAILCRPEIVGTKLYATVDLDKARVARTSMVQKNTNHPIWNESFYIYCAHWTSELIFTVKNGELVGATLIGRAYLPSESMFTRHMVNEELPILDEERKPTGSNIRVTLQFIRANDEPNWSLGIRNPQFQGVPRTFFNQRQGCKVTLYQDAHVPSYFDSDVAASLGKLYQPQRCWEDIFDAITNAKHLIYITGWSVYTQITLIRDPSRPRPGGGDSITLGELLKRKADQGVSVLVLIWDDRTSLMEFKKDGLMATHDEETEEYFRNTNVHCFLCPRNPDNERTIIQGFETSTMFTHHQKTVVVDSELLDQIGSQSQQKRRIVSFVGGIDLCDGRYDTLDHPLFSSLATTHHNDFHQPNFPGASINKGGPREPWHDIHCKLEGPIAWDVLYNFEQRWRKQVGNKFIIPMNRLDTILVPPTYGITSSNDHDTETWSVQLFRSIDGGAVSGFPENSSEASKMGLVSGKNNVIERSIQDAYINAIRRAKNFIYIENQYFLGSSFGWKANSDIRVDDINALHLIPKELSLKIVSKIEAGERFVVYVVIPMWPEGIPESGSVQAILDWQRRTMEMMYSDIIQALQRKGIQADPTEYLSFFCLGNREQTGLAEYIPPERPEPDTNYSRAQHSRRFMIYVHSKMMIVDDEYIIIGSANINQRSMDGGRDSEIAMGAFQPHHLLGHEPPRGQIFGFRMALWMEHLGFLEKAFENPETQDCVQKVNAYAQKYWEAYSTSTFTYEVLPGHLLRYPIEISSDGTIGELPGFKFFPDTKAPVLGHKSDYLPPILTT from the exons atgccGATATTGCTTCACGGGACGCTTATTGCCACCATTCACAGCGTTGATAAGCTTCAAAATGGGTGTGCAGGCTTCTGCGGAGGTGTG TCACCTAAAAGAATTCTGGCTGGAGTCAAGAAAGCTATACTTTGCCGACCTGAG ATTGTTGGAACAAAACTCTATGCAACAGTTGATTTAGATAAGGCCAGGGTGGCGCGTACCAGCATGGTACAAAAAAATACCAACCATCCGATTTGGAACGAGTCATTTTACATTTACTGTGCCCATTGGACTTCAGAGTTGATATTCACAGTAAAAAATGGTGAGCTTGTTGGTGCAACATTGATTGGAAGAGCATATTTACCTTCTGAAAGTATGTTCACTAGGCATATGGTGAATGAAGAGCTTCCAATCTTAGATGAAGAACGAAAACCAACAGGTTCGAATATTCGTGTCACATTGCAATTTATTCGAGCCAATGATGAACCAAATTGGTCATTAGGAATTAGAAACCCCCAATTTCAGGGAGTTCCTAGAACATTCTTTAATCAAAGACAAGGTTGCAAAGTAACTCTTTACCAAGATGCCCATGTTCCGAGTTATTTCGATTCAGATGTGGCTGCATCTTTGGGAAAGTTATATCAGCCTCAAAGATGTTGGGAAGACATATTTGATGCAATCACTAATGCCAAACACTTGATTTACATAACTGGATGGTCTGTCTATACTCAAATAACCTTGATAAGAGACCCAAGTAGGCCAAGACCAGGAGGAGGAGATAGTATTACACTTGGGGAGCTTCTTAAGAGGAAAGCTGATCAAGGTGTCTCTGTTCTTGTGCTTATCTGGGACGACAGGACATCTCTTATGGAGTTTAAAAAGGATGGTTTAATGGCAACACATGATGAAGAAACTGAGGAATACTTTCGCAACACAAATGTACATTGTTTCTTGTGCCCCCGAAATCCTGATAATGAAAGAACCATAATTCAGGGATTTGAGACCTCTACCATGTTTACTCACCATCAAAAAACTGTTGTCGTTGACAGTGAGTTACTTGATCAAATAGGGTCTCAGTCTCAACAAAAGAGGAGGATTGTGAGTTTTGTTGGTGGTATTGATCTTTGCGATGGAAGATACGATACCTTAGATCACCCTTTGTTCAGTTCATTAGCCACAACCCACCATAATGACTTTCACCAACCAAACTTTCCCGGTGCTTCCATCAATAAAGGCGGTCCGAGGGAGCCTTGGCACGACATCCATTGCAAACTAGAAGGGCCTATTGCTTGGGACGTGTTGTACAATTTTGAGCAGAGGTGGAGAAAACAAGTTGGTAATAAGTTCATAATTCCTATGAATAGGTTGGACACTATTCTTGTTCCCCCAACATATGGTATTACTTCATCAAATGATCATGACACTGAAACATGGAGTGTTCAACTATTCCGATCCATTGATGGTGGGGCTGTCTCTGGTTTTCCTGAGAATTCTAGTGAAGCATCAAAAATGGGGCTCGTATCTGGAAAAAACAATGTTATTGAACGCAGCATTCAGGATGCTTACATCAATGCTATTAGACGAGCTAAAAATTTCATTTACATTGAAAATCAGTATTTCCTAGGAAGTTCATTTGGATGGAAAGCTAATTCAGATATTAGAGTTGATGATATTAATGCTTTGCATCTTATACCTAAGGAGCTGTCATTGAAAATTGTTAGTAAAATTGAAGCAGGGGAGAGGTTTGTTGTATACGTTGTTATTCCAATGTGGCCAGAAGGAATTCCTGAAAGTGGTTCTGTTCAGGCTATATTAGATTGGCAAAGACGTACAATGGAAATGATGTATTCTGATATCATCCAAGCTCTTCAAAGGAAAGGTATACAAGCTGATCCCACAGAGTATTTGAGCTTTTTTTGCCTTGGGAATCGAGAGCAAACTGGTTTGGCAGAGTATATACCCCCAGAGAGACCAGAACCTGACACTAATTACAGTAGAGCCCAACACTCTAGGCGTTTCATGATTTACGTTCATTCAAAGATGATGATTG TTGATGACGAATATATAATCATTGGATCAGCCAACATCAATCAAAGATCCATGGACGGCGGTAGGGACTCAGAGATAGCTATGGGGGCATTCCAGCCTCACCATCTACTCGGCCACGAACCACCCAGAGGCCAAATATTTGGGTTTCGAATGGCACTGTGGATGGAACACCTTGGTTTCTTGGAGAAAGCTTTTGAAAATCCTGAAACCCAAGACTGTGTCCAAAAGGTTAATGCTTATGCTCAAAAGTATTGGGAAGCTTATTCAACTAGTACATTCACCTATGAGGTATTGCCAGGTCATCTTCTTCGATACCCCATTGAAATAAGCAGTGATGGAACTATTGGTGAGTTACCAGGGTTTAAGTTCTTCCCTGATACTAAGGCCCCAGTGTTGGGCCACAAATCTGATTACCTTCctccaattctaaccacctaA